In Trifolium pratense cultivar HEN17-A07 linkage group LG7, ARS_RC_1.1, whole genome shotgun sequence, a genomic segment contains:
- the LOC123898083 gene encoding subtilisin-like protease SBT5.6 has product MSMNIIISTTCLFLLILLLPLASCTKNNQVYLIEFGQHINGEKTLHEIENTHHSYLLLVKETEEEARASLLYSYKHTFNGFAALLTPNEANNLSGMEGVVSVTKSQIKSYSLHTTRSWKFVGLDGPLDPFEEKSNETNSDLLAKAKYGQDIIVGMIDNGVWPDSKSFSDEGMGPVPQKWKGVCQNGTDFGSSKCNRKIIGARYYLQGYESLYGPLNEQEDYKSARDKDGHGTHTASIVAGRAVQNASALGGFARGTAIGGAPLARLAIYKACWPIKGKSKSDGNVCANIDMLKAIDDAIEDGVDVINLSIGYHNPLKYEDDVIARGALQAIRNNIVVVCSAGNSGPVASSLSNPAPWIITVGASTVDRTFLAPIKLANGTNIEGRSITPLYMENSLRPLVLASDVELAGIAANSSGYCLDNTLDPSKVKGKIVLCLRGQGGRVIKGLEAQRAGAIAFILGNNKAYANDVPSDPNFIPATAVNYENTLKLIQYIHSTPNPMAQLLPGRTVLDAKPAPSMAIFSSRGPNIIDPNILKPDITAPGVDILAAWTAEDGPTRMTFQDKRVVKYNIFSGTSMSCPHVSAAAVLLKARYPTWSPAAIRSALITSARSTDNTGNQMTDETGKSTTPFAMGSGHFNPKRASNPGLIYDASYNDYLLYLCNLNSTNIAYNCPNQDPEPFDLNYPSIQINKLNYTKTIKRTVTNVGRSKSVYKFIANPPKEFTIIATPSVLKFTHVGQKRNFVITVTGNREQLPNKSDSEKYYFGWYTWTDKHHVVRSPVAVSFQ; this is encoded by the exons ATGTCAATGAACATCATTATTTCCACAACATGCTTGTTCCTTCTCATCCTTCTTCTTCCATTGGCCTCATGCACAAAAAATAACCAG GTTTATTTAATTGAGTTTGGACAACACATTAATGGAGAGAAAACATTGCATGAAATAGAGAATACACATCACTCTTATTTGCTTTTGGTAAAAGAAACAGAGGAAGAAGCAAGAGCTTCTCTTCTTTATAGTTACAAACATACTTTCAATGGCTTTGCAGCTTTGCTTACACCAAATGAAGCCAATAATCTCTCAG GAATGGAAGGGGTAGTGTCTGTGACTAAGAGCCAAATAAAGAGCTATTCATTGCATACCACAAGGTCATGGAAATTTGTGGGGTTAGATGGGCCATTAGATCCTTTTGAAGAAAAATCCAATGAGACAAATAGTGATTTGTTAGCCAAAGCAAAGTATGGTCAAGATATTATAGTAGGAATGATTGATAATG GTGTATGGCCAGATTCAAAGAGTTTCAGTGATGAAGGTATGGGTCCTGTTCCACAGAAATGGAAAGGAGTGTGCCAAAATGGAACTGATTTTGGTTCATCTAAATGCAATAG AAAGATAATAGGAGCAAGGTACTACTTGCAAGGTTATGAAAGTCTCTATGGCCCTTTAAACGAACAAGAGGATTACAAATCAGCCCGCGACAAAGATGGACACGGAACACATACAGCTTCAATAGTAGCAGGGCGAGCAGTTCAGAATGCCTCAGCACTCGGAGGCTTCGCCAGAGGCACAGCCATTGGCGGAGCCCCGTTAGCTCGCCTTGCCATATACAAAGCATGTTGGCCAATTAAAGGAAAATCTAAAAGCGATGGAAATGTTTGCGCAAACATTGACATGCTTAAAGCTATAGATGATGCAATTGAAGATGGTGTTGATGTTATAAACCTTTCCATTGGATACCATAATCCATTGAAATATGAAGATGATGTGATTGCTAGGGGTGCATTACAAGCTATAAGGAATAACATTGTTGTGGTTTGTAGTGCTGGAAATTCTGGTCCTGTTGCTTCTAGTTTGTCAAATCCTGCTCCTTGGATCATCACTGTTGGTGCTAGTACTGTTGATCGAACCTTTCTTGCTCCAATTAAACTTGCCAATGGCACAAACATTGAG GGTAGATCAATTACTCCACTCTACATGGAAAACAGTTTACGCCCCTTAGTTCTAGCTAGTGATGTTGAACTTGCAGGCATTGCTGCAAATTCTTCCGG GTATTGCCTAGACAATACTCTTGATCCAAGCAAGGTGAAGGGGAAGATAGTTTTGTGTTTGAGAGGACAAGGTGGAAGAGTGATAAAAGGGTTGGAAGCTCAAAGAGCTGGTGCTATAGCTTTTATCCTTGGGAACAATAAAGCTTATGCAAATGATGTACCTTCTGATCCTAATTTCATTCCAGCCACTGCAGTGAACTATGAGAATACCTTAAAACTTATTCAATATATTCATTCTACCCCTAATCCAATGGCACAACTTTTGCCCGGAAGAACAGTGTTAGATGCCAAACCAGCACCTTCCATGGCAATTTTCTCTAGTAGAGGTCCCAATATAATTGACCCTAATATTCTAAAG CCTGACATAACAGCTCCTGGAGTAGACATATTGGCAGCATGGACAGCTGAAGATGGACCTACAAGAATGACATTTCAGGATAAACGAGTTGTAAAGTACAATATTTTTTCAGGAACTTCAATGTCTTGCCCTCATGTTTCTGCTGCAGCTGTTCTTCTCAAAGCCAGGTACCCTACTTGGAGTCCTGCTGCTATTAGGTCTGCCCTCATAACTTCAG CAAGATCAACAGACAACACAGGAAATCAAATGACAGATGAAACTGGAAAATCTACAACACCATTTGCAATGGGATCAGGCCATTTCAATCCCAAAAGAGCATCAAATCCAGGACTCATTTATGATGCATCCTACAATGACTACCTTCTTTACCTTTGTAATCTTAACTCAACAAACATTGCATATAACTGTCCAAATCAAGATCCTGAACCATTTGATCTCAACTATCCATCAATACAAATCAATAAACTCAATTACACAAAAACTATAAAGAGAACAGTGACAAATGTTGGTAGGAGCAAAAGTGTTTACAAGTTTATTGCTAATCCACCAAAGGAATTTACCATTATAGCCACTCCAAGTGTTCTGAAATTTACACATGTTGGTCAGAAAAGGAATTTTGTCATCACAGTGACAGGGAATAGAGAACAGTTACCAAATAAAAGTGATTCTGAGAAGTACTATTTTGGATGGTATACTTGGACTGACAAACATCATGTTGTGAGAAGTCCAGTGGCAGTGTCTTTTCAGTAA
- the LOC123896360 gene encoding uncharacterized protein LOC123896360 yields MKQEKIGFLLLDCTSKFSSIDTSLSFSRLLSSSTTTSLLSPKTKTLSSNFTLPLKLNRFNPKPLQFSTSSKISATISVGDKLPESTFSYLDPAGEVQTITVSDLTKGKKAVLFAVPGAFTPTCSQKHCQLIMCDCSSLIGCFRFVFQKLCARKLILIMGILCGFVSSNWAESVIQFDFEMATQFDMLCDVLPGHNSWKFKVRVLRMWAISSFMKPNELNSMEMVLIDEKGGKIHALIRKELVYLFQNKLKEGEVYKLSNFDVVPVVGFYRTTLHLTN; encoded by the exons atgaagCAAG AAAAAATAGGGTTTTTACTATTAGATTGTACCTCAAAATTCTCATCAATAGAtacatctctctctttctctagaCTCCTCTCTTCTTCCACCACCACATCACTCTTATctcccaaaaccaaaaccctctcttccaattttaccctcccCCTCAAACTCAACCGTTTCAACCCAAAACCTCTCCAATTTTCCACTTCATCCAAAATCTCCGCCACCATCTCCGTCGGCGACAAACTTCCCGAATCCACCTTCTCATACCTCGACCCCGCCGGCGAAGTCCAAACCATAACAGTTTCCGACCTAACAAAAGGCAAAAAAGCCGTTCTCTTCGCCGTTCCAGGAGCTTTCACACCAACATGCTCACAGAAACACTGCCAGCTTATCATGTGCGATTGTTCCAGCTTAATAGGGTGTTTTAGATTCGTTTTTCAAAAGCTTTGCGCGCGTAAATTGATTCTGATTATGGGAATACTATGCGGCTTTGTTTCTAGCAATTGG GCTGAATCAGTCATCCAATTCGATTTCGAAATGGCAACCCAATTTGACATGTTGTGCGATGTTCTTCCTGGGCATAATTCATGGAAGTTCAAAGTTCGTGTCCTCCGTATGTGggcaatttcttcttttatgaAGCCTAATGAGTTGAACTCTATGGAAATGGTGCTGATAGATGAGAAG GGAGGTAAGATTCATGCCTTGATAAGGAAAGAATTGGTTTACCTATTCCAGAATAAATTAAAGGAAGGGGAAGTTTATAAGCTATCAAACTTTGATGTTGTTCCAGTCGTTGGATTTTATCGTACAACTCTGCACCTTACAAATTGA
- the LOC123897880 gene encoding uncharacterized protein LOC123897880 translates to MTTVRSTSTFIIFFLILLVSPFQSQSLSFSSYFRYRNLLSLSHSIFTGVGNLREKRGDIAGANRARKIANSLEKVTGFGFLKLLWSAWSWNWMWKELPVTELYGAVSDINEFLRGLNELTRLDSVSERAVWLTRNYQNLLTVTKSLFSKLLKVFGRSETVREVMETLRIEVVEGGLIRDCLLLGGNDFKDLIKVAKDLLLNFLPVTDKDPEL, encoded by the exons ATGACAACCGTACGATCAACTTCAaccttcatcatcttcttcttaaTTCTCCTCGTTTCCCCTTTCCAATCACAATCACTCTCATTCTCTTCCTATTTCCGTTACCGAAACCTCTTATCCCTATCACACTCCATTTTCACCGGCGTCGGAAACCTCCGTGAAAAACGCGGTGACATTGCCGGCGCCAACAGAGCTAGGAAAATCGCCAACAGTTTGGAGAAGGTTACTGGATTTGGATTCTTGAAGCTTCTGTGGTCTGCTTGGTCTTGGAATTGGATGTGGAAGGAACTTCCTGTAACGGAGCTCTATGGTGCTGTTTCTGATATCAACGAGTTTCTTAGAGGTTTGAATGAGTTGACTCGGTTGGATTCGGTTTCTGAAAGGGCGGTTTGGCTTACTAGAAATTACCAAAATCTCCTCACCGTTACTAAATCGCTTTTTAGTAAACTCCTCAAAGTGTTTGGTCGGTCG GAAACGGTGAGGGAGGTAATGGAGACGTTGCGAATAGAGGTGGTGGAAGGCGGGTTAATCAGAGATTGCCTTTTACTTGGTGGCAATGATTTCAAGGATTTGATTAAAGTTGCCAAGGATTTGCTGTTAAATTTTTTACCTGTGACTGATAAAGACCCTGAGCTATAA